CCTTCGCCCCGCTCCCCACCCATAAGGATAAAAAAGCTTTTTCTTTTTCCCCTTCTCCCCACCCATTTAAGGATCTTTCTCTAGAAACTCTAAAAAGGGATGAAAAGCTTTAACTCATACTCATCATCCCATGTTACATTTAAAAATTTTCCATCGTATGAAAAAGTTGTTATATTTCCTGAAATCAATGTGGACCCTTTATCCCACCCTGAATCTTTGTAACGGTTAATCTTTTGTGTGAATTTATTGTATGAAAAACCAACTATGTTGCCATCAGATGAATTTCCTAAGACGGTTGAAGAATCGTAGGAGGTCACATTAGTAATCTCATTTTTTGCAACAACTATCACTTCCATAACGGCGTTGGAAATAAGGTTTAGATTAACCATTTCATCTAACGAACTTTTTAAAATGTTGATTGTACCGAAAAAAGTACCTATTACGATCAGCATTGATAAAGAAACGATAAAAATTTCAAATATACTCTCTATCATTAGAAACCCTTGATTTTTATTCATTTTACAAAGGTTCTACTAAAAAGATTGAAAAGTCAATCCTACCGTTTACCACCCTTAAATCTAACTTTAAATCATCAATAAAATCAGCAGGTTTTGGAACTACGTAACCGAATTTTATAGCGAAATAGTTCAAAGGATCATCGGTATTGTTGAATGGGTATCCCACGTACAATTTTCCTAAAATGTTATTAAAATTCAAATTAAAGCCTCCATATGCAAGAGTCCCTGGAAAATCTTCACCATACACCCATAATAAACCAACATCTAAAAAAGTGTTCGGGTTTATATCCAAAAGTTTAGCAGAAACATCCGTAACCGTGATCAAAGAGAACGTTTCTGCAAAGTTTGGGCTAAGATCAAAATCAAGGTTGAAGGAATCTGACTCCAATCCACTCTTTAAAGCAAATTTGAAACCATCAGGATAATTCAGCAAAGAAAAACCTACGTCGTAATACGTTTGAGAATAAACCGGAACAAAGAGAGAAAGTAAGAAAAAAACAACAAAAATCTTCTTCATGATTATTCCTCCTCCTCTGCTACTTCCAAAATTAAATTAACCGCCTGAGCCTCTATATCGTTGGTTTGCGTATTGAAAGTAGCGTATGCTGATGTCATATCAATTTTTTTTACAGAATTTATGATATGGACATTTTCGGAAAGCGTGAGCAAGTTTTCGTTTTCAACAAAAACAAAGGATTTTGCGTTTATTATATAATCTTCTTTTTGAATCAAAACCAGGTCTTTAGAACTTCCTTCGTATCTTTTATTATTGTTATCTATCTGAAGTTCGTCAGAACTTATCTCGATCTCTGATTCTTCCAAAAAAATCTTAGCTAAAACATTCCCAGAAAGAGTTCCCTTTTCCGTCTGAAGGTCAAAGCTCATAGATGTAGATGTGGCTTCAAACGTGTCTCCTGTTATATAAACCTTCTCGGTGTTTACATCTCGCCACTCGTCGTCAATGAGTGTGATGGTGGCAAAATCCGTTGAAATAGAAAGATCTTCTTTCTGTATAAAGACATTATTTTTCAGTATGTACCTACTTTCTTCCCCTTTTACTTCATCTGCTTTTACATTTATTTGCGCAGAATAAATGATCAAATTTGTTAATGTAAGCATTAAAAAGAATATAGTAAAACGCTTCATACTTTGGCCTCCAAAAAATTATTAGCTTGATTTTGACCATCAAAAAAAGCAGACATATTGAAATAATTTTTCAATTGTTTTTGTGGTTCTATAGTATTAAAACCTTCCGTCAATAAACGATAATTTTTTAATGTTCTAGAATAGGAGGTTTTTAAAAGAATCTCGACCGTATTTTTTGGATATGGATAAGTTAAAACCGGATCAAAAGAAATTATTACGGCATCTTTAGGGAATTTTTGAGGGATAAACGATAAATAGGAAGTGGGAATAAAAAATCCACCTTGATATTCATAATAACTGTAATAAGGTGGAAACGCCAATTCCATCATTAACATATCAACAATTCTTGTTTCATTTTTCAGTGTAATTACTTCTTTATTTTTTAGCTCGAAGACTTCGAAACTTATATTTTTTCCGAGTGAAGAAAGTGTTTGGTCACCAAAATAACCTTCCAAAAATTTTTTTAAAGTATCCGGATTGTAAAGCGACATTTTCCCTCTTCCCAATCTTATCAATGCCGTTGTTTGAGCGTATCTACTGTTATATAATTCTGTATTGGTAATTACCTCACGTAAAGGATTATTTTTTTCGTATATGAAATCTTTTAAACGACCGAAAAAATTTACCCCATACATAGAATAAAATAAACCTCTTAAACTACCTAAACTAGAGGTATATAGATTTAAGACTTTTTCTTTTTTTGAGATAAACTCTAAAACACCAGATTCCCAATAAAAGCCTTCAAAAAATCCTCCCATTACTAAGTTCAACGTTACTCCCTCACTTTATTTTGCATAGATTTTAAAAAATTTTTAGCATTTTGGTATATTTCATTAAAATAAGAAAAACCCTCCCATGAATACTCTATCGGGAATGTGTAAACTTCTTCTGCTTTATTTATTTCATAGTTAACCATCAAATCATTTTTAAAGTCTTCTATAGAAATTATATAATCCAATCCGTCGTTAAATTTAAAATCGTTCTTAACCTCGCCATTTAAATTGCTTGCTATTACATAATCTGCTCCTAGCTTTTTAGCTAACTTTACTGGAATAGGTGTTAAAACTCCCCCATCCAAGAGGTTCATGCCCCCTAACCTTAAAGGAGGGAAAACCCCAGGAACACTTGAAGAAGCCATAACAGCATCGATTATGTACCCTTCTGTGATCTCGACTTCTTCACCACTTTCCAAATCATATGAAACGATTCCTAGTTTTATCTTACAATCGGAAAAACGTTTACGTCCATACAACTGTTTGTAAATATCATAAACGAAATCATTTTTTAAAAAGCTCTTGCCTGCAACCATTTTAGGGAAATTAGTAATTCTGTTGTTTAGAGTTCTAAACTGCGAATCTATTGTCTTTTTCTTTTTAAGTGTTAAGTCTTTGAATATTTGAAATAGGTCCACATCAGGATTTAAAGCATAGAGGGCACCAACTAAAGCACCTACACTGGATCCTGTTACTACTTCGATTTTTATTGCTCGTTCTTTCAGTTCATTAATTAAGGCAACGTGAGCAGCTCCTCTTGCACCACCACTTCCTAAAGCTATTCCGTAAACCATTGTTCCCTCCTGAAATTATTGGAATAATAAAACAATTCCTGCACCAACCAATACTCCAACAAGTCCCGCAATTATCGATGAAACATAAGTTTTATTAGGTTTTTCTATCTGTTGTATAGAACTTTCTAAATTATTAATTTTTTCTACATTCTCATCTGTTTTTTGTGAGAGCGTGGCAATACTTTCATCGTGAAGAAAAACGGTTTTTTCGATATTAGAAAGCCTTGATTCAACATTTGAAAGTTTATCTTCAATATTGTTTAATTCTTTTTCAAAGGAAACTAACTCTGTAGCTAACTGCTGAGATAATTCTGCCTTTAGATCGTTTTTTAACATCATGGGATCATTCAAATATTCAGACTCACTTTTAATTTCATAGTATTTTTCAAGTAAAGAATTATAAGAATTTTTAAGCTCTTCTATTTCAGAAGAAGTTATTTGAAAATTGTTCAAAGTATTTTCAATATTGGATAATCTATTCTCTACTTGTATTAGATCATTCTGTAATTGTGCATTTGTTCTATTCAAATTTTGGTAGTTATCATTTAAATGACCAACTGTTTCAGCAATTTTCGCAATATCCCCTATTTGAGATAAAGTATCTTTATTTAAATTAGTCAAGGTTGCTAAAGACGATATTTGAGCATTTAACGCTTCTGTTTTTTCTTTTAAATTTTGAATATCGCCGTTATTTTTTTCTAATGCTAAATGAAGTTCGTCCAAATTATTTCTTAATTCTTCGAAAGTAGAGGCATATACAGTCAGTTCACCAATTTGATCATAATAAGTACCAATCGTTCTTTCTAAGCTCGAAACTCTTTCTTGCAAATTTTTTATATCCACAGTATACTGAGGAGCAGCCATCTCTGATGACGTTGGCGTGAGTTTTGATAATTCAAAAATTATGTTATCCAATTTTTTGTTCTGAATTATTATGTGTTCAGAAAGGGTGTTGTATTTATTTTGCAAATCTAATATTTTAGAGTTGTAGTAGGCATGTCTTGCATCGAAAGTTTCTATGTAAGATTGGTTTGAAGCTACTTGGTCATATAATACAGATAGATCGTTCGAGAGATTATTAGTTTTTACTTTCAATCCTTCGATATCGGTTCGCACTCCCAACAACAGCTCATCGTTCAATGTTTCAGCTGAAATACTTGTTGAAACATTTGAGAGAATGAAATCCAACTTCGCCTCGTTTTCATTAATCTTTTTATTCAGTTCATTATAACTGTTTTCATATGGAACTATCTCACTTTCTACCCTTGCAATCCTTTGATCAAAATTGTTCAATGTAGCCGTCAACGTATCGTTATAAAGATAAACTTCGTTTTTAGCGATGTTTGTCAAAGAGGTTTTCAACCCATCTATTTCGAGATTTAATCTCATGTCTATATAATTTTTTAATTCTTCTTTATTTGACTGAGTTGAATCTATCAATACAGATTCCAAACTTTCAATAGTTTGATCGTATTTAGCGTTTAAGTTCATTACCTCTTGTTCGAAATGATTGAGGCGTTCTTGAAAAATTGTCAAGGATGCCATTGAAGAGTCAGCAATCATTTGAACTTCATCTTGTGCAGTTTTTTTTGCAATATCAATTGCTCCTTGAGAGATCTCTTGGAAAATAACGTTGTCTTCGTTAATTGGTTGACTGGGATCAATTACTGCTAAAATATCCGATACATTTTTCCCCAAATTTTGGATAGTGGAGTCCAGATAAGACAGTCGGTCATCGTGGGCAAAAACGGTACTTTCTAAATTGTACAATCTTTTTTCAGCATTTAAATTTTCGAGGTTGAGCAATCTGTTACTTATTTCTTCGAGTTCTTGACCATAAAGTCCATCTACATAATCGAGCATATTTGAACCAAACTCTGCCAAATCATATCTTAAAACTTGCTGAGAACCTCTGAAACGGCCTTGATTGTCTAGATACATGATTCCTGATTCAACCATTCTCACCACTTGAGGATATATCGGTGAGGATGGTTGTAAATCTACTATGTTGGTTTGGGATAACAAACTCAATGAAATAAAAGTAAAAAACAAAAATAAAACTATTTTTTTCGCCATATTTATAACCCTCCAAAAAGTTTGTCTAGATCAACGTACATAGGTTCGTTTACGAAAATTACTACAGACATTTCTCCATTTGAAAACAAATTTGGTCCTGAAGGTAAATAAAGCACTTTCTCTGTGTGAGTAAATTCTTCACCATTGATAGTATACTTCTCCCCGGTAAAATCTACCTTCACAGGTACATGAGAGTCAAATTCAAAATGTACGAAACTCTTTTCACCAGGGCTTATAGTCACTTTTTGTTGTTTGATTTCATTGAACTTTCTGACCTCTATCGTATAATCTCCTGATTTTAACGGGTAACCAAAGCAATCCTTATAATTCAAATATTGGCCATCAATGTAAATAAGAGGATCTTTAACGTTTGTGGTAATAAACAGGTTACCAAAATCACTTCCGGTATAAATATCCACACTTTCAGAAGGTTCCAAAAGGATGCTATACGTTCTATTTAATGTCCTTACGTTTACAAACTGAGGATTGTTTAACATATTGTAAAGAAAAAATGCAGGAGTCTTTTGGGTTTTTCCTAGAAAGCTCACGGGCGTATTGTGTAGAGAATAAACATTTACTGTACTCAGTTTATTTAAATCTATACTTTCCATTTTGTCATAAAAATCTCTATAAATCGGAAATTCTAAACTTTTCTTTCCCGATATAATCCTAACAAAATGTGGTGAATCATCCAAAATAATCGAATCAATTCCTTTTCCTACGTATTTTCCATCGATATTGAATTCATAATTTTCAGAATTCAGAAAACTTATTGTATTTAAAAGTGGATTCAGTTCAACATAATATTTATTCAAACCGTTTTGTGTCAATTCAATCATCAAATTTGTGGATACATATCCTAATTTAGATAATGTTAAATTATATGTTCCAGTAGGGAATAAACCTTTCATTGGAGTACTTCCTACATATTCATTATCCAAAAATACGCCCACATCTTTTGGTTCGCTATCAACAAAAAGTTCTATTCCATTTTCTAATTCAACTAATATTCTATCATCTTGAGGCAAATCTTTTAATGTGTTGACTAAATAACCTTCCTTTTCCAACGAAATTATATCGAAATTACTTCTTTTTACGGTAATAGGTGTTTTTCCAACTAACTTTCCATCTACGAAAACGTTTGCTTGAGGAGGATTTGATTCGAGCAGTATTTCATCAATTGGAATTAAAGCGATACTTAAATTTTTCTTATCAAATGGTTTCAGTTCAAGGTTTATCTCTTTAGCAAAAAATCCATCTTTTTCTATAATTATTTTTTCTACGGTGTAGGGAATATCAACTTCATAAGATGGGGGTAAAGGTATATCGTAATTTTGGTTTAAAAAGGTGTATTTTATGTTGACAGAATCAACGTTGATATCAAAAATAAGTTTAGTTAAAGGTACTTGTTCGGCTGTAATTTGGGATTCGTTTCCTAAAAGCTCTATATAGGCAATAAAATCGCTGTATCCCAGTTTTTTTATTTCTAGATAACC
This genomic window from Petrotoga miotherma DSM 10691 contains:
- a CDS encoding patatin-like phospholipase family protein is translated as MNLVMGGFFEGFYWESGVLEFISKKEKVLNLYTSSLGSLRGLFYSMYGVNFFGRLKDFIYEKNNPLREVITNTELYNSRYAQTTALIRLGRGKMSLYNPDTLKKFLEGYFGDQTLSSLGKNISFEVFELKNKEVITLKNETRIVDMLMMELAFPPYYSYYEYQGGFFIPTSYLSFIPQKFPKDAVIISFDPVLTYPYPKNTVEILLKTSYSRTLKNYRLLTEGFNTIEPQKQLKNYFNMSAFFDGQNQANNFLEAKV
- a CDS encoding patatin-like phospholipase family protein; translation: MVYGIALGSGGARGAAHVALINELKERAIKIEVVTGSSVGALVGALYALNPDVDLFQIFKDLTLKKKKTIDSQFRTLNNRITNFPKMVAGKSFLKNDFVYDIYKQLYGRKRFSDCKIKLGIVSYDLESGEEVEITEGYIIDAVMASSSVPGVFPPLRLGGMNLLDGGVLTPIPVKLAKKLGADYVIASNLNGEVKNDFKFNDGLDYIISIEDFKNDLMVNYEINKAEEVYTFPIEYSWEGFSYFNEIYQNAKNFLKSMQNKVRE
- a CDS encoding PEGA domain-containing protein — encoded protein: MYRKLILLLLLIFTTLLFSYTINITALTGSEIYFDSQFMGTVTETPFTIEVPDDKSGYLEIKKLGYSDFIAYIELLGNESQITAEQVPLTKLIFDINVDSVNIKYTFLNQNYDIPLPPSYEVDIPYTVEKIIIEKDGFFAKEINLELKPFDKKNLSIALIPIDEILLESNPPQANVFVDGKLVGKTPITVKRSNFDIISLEKEGYLVNTLKDLPQDDRILVELENGIELFVDSEPKDVGVFLDNEYVGSTPMKGLFPTGTYNLTLSKLGYVSTNLMIELTQNGLNKYYVELNPLLNTISFLNSENYEFNIDGKYVGKGIDSIILDDSPHFVRIISGKKSLEFPIYRDFYDKMESIDLNKLSTVNVYSLHNTPVSFLGKTQKTPAFFLYNMLNNPQFVNVRTLNRTYSILLEPSESVDIYTGSDFGNLFITTNVKDPLIYIDGQYLNYKDCFGYPLKSGDYTIEVRKFNEIKQQKVTISPGEKSFVHFEFDSHVPVKVDFTGEKYTINGEEFTHTEKVLYLPSGPNLFSNGEMSVVIFVNEPMYVDLDKLFGGL
- a CDS encoding LPS export ABC transporter periplasmic protein LptC, with amino-acid sequence MKRFTIFFLMLTLTNLIIYSAQINVKADEVKGEESRYILKNNVFIQKEDLSISTDFATITLIDDEWRDVNTEKVYITGDTFEATSTSMSFDLQTEKGTLSGNVLAKIFLEESEIEISSDELQIDNNNKRYEGSSKDLVLIQKEDYIINAKSFVFVENENLLTLSENVHIINSVKKIDMTSAYATFNTQTNDIEAQAVNLILEVAEEEE